The Micromonospora sp. Llam0 genome includes a window with the following:
- a CDS encoding group II intron maturase-specific domain-containing protein, producing MKRFRRRLRAEMRDLRGGNAAMVISRLNPILRGWAAYYRTVVSKHTFTTIDSYLWWLTFKWAVRGHRNKPKKWVTARYYDAFNKARSDRWVFGDRDSGAYLTKTAWTKIVRHQMVDGFASPDDPDRSGYWAARKRRRKPPIDRWGLIQLERQRGRCPLCHQLLLHADHEPQSPDEWEQWITVVRSAIRRQAITADRQAVAPNGPLASRLVHTHCARKAARRKEHARHPDAESRDTSGFA from the coding sequence GTGAAGCGGTTCCGGCGTCGGCTGCGCGCCGAGATGCGGGATCTGCGTGGCGGTAACGCCGCGATGGTCATCTCGCGTCTCAACCCGATTCTTCGGGGGTGGGCGGCCTACTACCGGACGGTGGTCTCCAAGCACACGTTCACCACGATCGACAGCTACCTGTGGTGGCTGACGTTCAAATGGGCGGTGCGCGGCCACCGGAACAAGCCGAAGAAGTGGGTGACCGCCCGCTACTACGACGCGTTCAACAAGGCCAGGTCCGACCGGTGGGTGTTCGGCGACCGCGACAGCGGCGCCTATCTCACCAAGACGGCCTGGACGAAGATCGTCCGGCACCAGATGGTCGACGGGTTCGCCTCTCCGGACGACCCCGACCGATCCGGCTACTGGGCGGCCCGTAAGCGGCGCAGGAAACCACCCATCGACCGGTGGGGACTGATCCAGCTGGAACGACAGCGCGGACGATGTCCGCTCTGCCACCAGCTGCTCCTGCACGCTGACCACGAACCGCAGTCCCCCGACGAATGGGAACAGTGGATCACCGTGGTCCGGTCGGCGATCCGCCGTCAGGCGATCACCGCCGACCGGCAGGCCGTGGCACCGAACGGTCCGCTCGCTTCACGCCTCGTGCACACCCACTGTGCCCGCAAGGCCGCGCGGCGCAAGGAACACGCACGACACCCCGACGCAGAATCCCGTGACACCTCTGGGTTTGCTTGA